The following proteins come from a genomic window of Melioribacteraceae bacterium 4301-Me:
- the paaZ gene encoding phenylacetic acid degradation bifunctional protein PaaZ: protein MNRIKSFVKGEWVEGKGNFKKIYNPVTGEEIGEISSYGIDFKGMLEYAREIGSKQLRNMTFHERARILKSIAQYLMQRKDEFYPLSYMTGATKADSWIDIEGGIATFFTYASKGKRELPDETIWVEGQTEILSKSGTFVGQHICVPLQGCAVHINAFNFPCWGMLEKLAPTFLAGMPAIVKPASISAYLTQAVVKAIIESNLLPEGALQLICGDVGDLFDHLTGQDVVTFTGSAETGRKLKAHPKIIENSVRFNMEADSLNCSILGLDVTPEMEEFNLFIKEVVNEMTVKAGQKCTAIRRTIVPLNQMHNVVNALKEKLSKVKVGNPTEKDIKMGSLIGVEQCLEVKEKVSVLSKTSEIVFGDNDSRNGTSAFFEPVLLQCNTPLISAEPHEVEAFGPVNTVMPYKNIDEAIQIANKANGSLVASLFTTDDEFAKKIVLGIGAYHGRVMILNRYCAKESTGHGSPLPHLVHGGPGRAGGGEEMGGIRGILKYMQRTALQGHPNTLTNICNQWIKGGEQLTDKIHPFKKYWEEIQIGETYFTNRRTITETDIVNFAAISGDHFYAHTDDLAARNSIFEKRVAHGYFILSAAAGLFVDPFPGPVLANYGLEGLRFIKPVYPGDTISATLTCKKKTTKEKKENEPPQGIVEWHVEVKNQNNDIVAAYTILTLVKRKEVNA, encoded by the coding sequence ATGAACAGAATAAAATCCTTTGTAAAGGGGGAGTGGGTAGAGGGTAAGGGGAATTTTAAGAAAATATATAACCCTGTGACTGGTGAAGAAATTGGAGAGATATCATCTTACGGAATAGATTTTAAAGGCATGCTTGAATATGCGAGAGAAATTGGCAGCAAGCAATTGCGAAATATGACTTTCCACGAACGTGCAAGAATCTTGAAATCTATAGCTCAATACTTAATGCAGCGAAAAGATGAGTTTTATCCATTATCATATATGACTGGCGCAACCAAAGCAGATTCTTGGATTGATATTGAGGGGGGCATTGCCACTTTTTTTACATACGCAAGTAAAGGGAAAAGAGAACTTCCAGACGAAACTATTTGGGTAGAAGGGCAAACTGAAATTTTATCAAAATCAGGAACTTTTGTTGGTCAACATATATGTGTACCACTTCAGGGATGTGCAGTTCACATCAATGCTTTCAATTTCCCATGCTGGGGAATGTTAGAAAAACTAGCGCCAACTTTCCTTGCTGGAATGCCTGCAATTGTGAAACCTGCATCCATTTCAGCGTATTTAACTCAAGCTGTTGTAAAAGCAATTATAGAATCCAACCTTCTGCCTGAAGGGGCTTTACAGCTAATTTGTGGTGATGTGGGTGATTTATTCGACCACTTAACAGGGCAAGATGTTGTAACTTTTACGGGCTCTGCTGAAACTGGAAGAAAATTAAAAGCACATCCGAAGATTATTGAAAATTCTGTCCGTTTTAATATGGAAGCTGATTCATTGAACTGTTCAATTCTTGGATTAGACGTTACACCAGAAATGGAAGAGTTTAACTTATTCATAAAAGAAGTTGTAAATGAAATGACCGTTAAAGCTGGACAAAAATGTACTGCAATACGCAGAACAATTGTACCATTAAATCAAATGCATAATGTGGTGAATGCTCTAAAAGAAAAATTATCTAAAGTGAAAGTTGGTAATCCAACAGAAAAAGACATTAAAATGGGTTCATTAATAGGAGTTGAGCAATGTTTAGAGGTAAAAGAAAAAGTTTCTGTTCTTAGCAAAACTTCTGAAATTGTATTTGGGGATAATGATTCAAGAAATGGCACAAGCGCCTTCTTTGAACCGGTACTTCTTCAATGCAACACACCATTAATTTCAGCTGAACCACATGAAGTTGAGGCATTTGGCCCTGTAAATACCGTAATGCCTTATAAAAATATTGACGAAGCAATACAAATTGCTAATAAAGCAAATGGAAGCTTAGTAGCATCTTTATTCACTACAGACGACGAATTTGCTAAAAAAATTGTTTTGGGAATTGGAGCTTATCATGGGAGGGTGATGATTCTCAATCGATATTGTGCAAAAGAGTCAACTGGACATGGTTCACCATTGCCGCATCTTGTTCACGGTGGTCCCGGCAGAGCAGGTGGCGGTGAAGAAATGGGGGGCATCAGAGGTATTTTAAAATATATGCAAAGAACAGCCCTGCAAGGTCATCCAAACACACTTACTAATATTTGTAACCAATGGATAAAAGGCGGAGAGCAATTGACTGATAAAATCCATCCATTTAAAAAGTACTGGGAGGAAATTCAAATTGGCGAAACATATTTTACAAACAGGCGTACTATAACTGAAACAGATATTGTTAACTTTGCCGCAATTAGCGGCGACCATTTTTATGCTCATACAGATGATTTAGCTGCTAGAAATTCTATATTTGAAAAAAGAGTTGCACATGGATATTTTATTCTTTCTGCTGCTGCTGGACTTTTTGTCGACCCTTTTCCTGGACCTGTATTAGCCAACTACGGATTAGAAGGACTGCGATTTATAAAACCTGTTTATCCAGGCGATACTATCAGTGCAACCTTAACTTGCAAAAAGAAAACAACTAAAGAAAAAAAAGAAAATGAACCACCACAAGGTATAGTGGAATGGCATGTTGAAGTAAAAAACCAAAACAATGACATTGTAGCTGCCTACACAATATTAACTCTAGTGAAAAGAAAAGAGGTGAACGCATGA
- a CDS encoding DUF2911 domain-containing protein encodes MKNFLLIINILFALSNITAQVELPRLSPNATVSQTVGYTNITVTYCRPGVKERKVWGELVPYNKVWRTGANEATTIEFTTDVVVEGNKVPAGKYGLFTIPTDKEWTIILNKVWNQWGAFNYDSKQDFLRFKVLPLEHPFTERMMFAFSELTDSSTVLNLFWERLNIPIKIKVDVLSQAYEKIKDAIKKSNTDWHTYAQAAEYCADNKVFLKDALQWINTAIELNKNFFVYYVKAKVLFSMKNYNDALIAIDKCRQAGSNDKDYDSYVTRVDLLESQIKSKL; translated from the coding sequence ATGAAAAACTTTCTTCTGATAATTAACATATTATTTGCATTGTCAAATATTACTGCACAAGTAGAACTGCCGAGATTAAGTCCTAATGCTACTGTATCTCAAACGGTTGGTTACACTAATATCACAGTTACTTACTGCAGACCGGGCGTAAAAGAAAGAAAAGTTTGGGGCGAGTTGGTTCCATATAATAAAGTTTGGCGTACTGGTGCTAACGAAGCAACTACAATTGAATTTACCACTGATGTTGTTGTTGAAGGAAATAAAGTCCCAGCAGGTAAATATGGCTTATTTACTATTCCAACCGATAAAGAATGGACAATTATTCTAAATAAGGTTTGGAATCAATGGGGAGCTTTTAATTACGATTCTAAACAAGATTTTCTACGCTTCAAAGTATTGCCATTAGAACATCCGTTTACCGAAAGAATGATGTTTGCCTTTTCGGAACTTACCGATAGCAGCACAGTACTTAATCTATTTTGGGAAAGATTAAATATCCCAATTAAAATAAAAGTAGATGTGCTGTCTCAAGCTTATGAAAAAATTAAAGACGCAATTAAAAAATCCAATACTGATTGGCACACTTATGCTCAAGCAGCTGAATATTGTGCAGACAATAAAGTCTTTCTTAAAGATGCCCTGCAGTGGATTAATACTGCAATTGAACTTAATAAAAATTTTTTCGTCTATTACGTAAAGGCAAAAGTACTTTTCAGCATGAAAAATTATAATGATGCATTAATAGCCATTGACAAATGCAGACAAGCAGGCAGCAACGACAAAGATTACGATTCCTATGTAACAAGGGTAGACTTGCTTGAGAGCCAAATTAAAAGTAAACTATAG
- a CDS encoding 4-hydroxy-3-methylbut-2-enyl diphosphate reductase encodes MKKFDIPSKYRSSIISKIKEHRKLGDPRKKDFSPTVLDFGPLNIYVARHFGFCYGVENAIEIAYKIIDENPNKRIFLLSEMIHNPSVNDDLQKRGITFVMDTYGNQLISWDEINADDIVIIPAFGTTVEIENMLIKKGIDTIKYNTTCPFVERVWNRAETLGQENYTIIIHGKLKHEETRATFSHSILKSASLIIRNLEEAKILGDIILGKIPGQKLYEFFSGKYSENFDVKKDLQKIGVVNQTTMLASETQAIADYLKNIMIKKFGKEKLKEHFADTRDTLCYATNDNQSATIALLETNSDFALVVGGYNSSNTTHLVEILEQKFKTYFISDSEKIISNESIRHYDIHAKKEIITKNFINQKEKVNIAITSGASCPDSIVDEVIKKLISFFENAKSLEDVILTINN; translated from the coding sequence ATGAAAAAATTTGATATTCCTTCTAAATACAGAAGTTCGATAATTTCTAAAATAAAAGAACACCGTAAACTTGGCGACCCGCGAAAAAAAGATTTCTCGCCAACAGTTTTAGATTTTGGACCTCTTAATATCTATGTGGCTCGGCATTTCGGTTTCTGCTACGGCGTTGAAAACGCTATTGAAATTGCTTACAAGATAATCGATGAAAATCCCAATAAAAGAATCTTCTTACTAAGCGAAATGATTCATAATCCCAGCGTTAATGATGACTTGCAAAAGCGGGGTATCACTTTTGTTATGGATACTTACGGCAATCAATTAATATCTTGGGACGAAATTAATGCCGATGACATAGTAATAATACCAGCCTTTGGAACCACAGTTGAAATTGAAAACATGCTCATAAAAAAGGGCATAGACACAATAAAATATAATACTACATGCCCATTTGTTGAACGGGTCTGGAACAGAGCAGAAACACTCGGTCAAGAAAATTACACTATTATCATTCACGGCAAACTAAAGCATGAAGAAACACGAGCAACTTTTTCCCACAGCATTCTTAAATCAGCTTCATTAATCATTAGAAACCTCGAAGAGGCCAAAATATTAGGAGATATTATTTTAGGGAAAATTCCTGGCCAAAAACTTTATGAATTTTTTTCGGGAAAATATTCTGAAAATTTCGATGTCAAAAAAGATTTGCAAAAGATAGGCGTTGTTAATCAAACTACAATGCTTGCTTCAGAAACTCAAGCAATAGCCGATTATTTAAAAAATATTATGATTAAAAAATTTGGCAAGGAAAAATTAAAAGAGCATTTTGCAGATACACGCGACACTCTTTGCTATGCAACAAACGATAATCAATCAGCTACTATTGCTCTTTTAGAAACAAACTCAGATTTTGCTTTAGTAGTAGGTGGTTACAATAGTTCTAATACCACTCATCTTGTGGAAATATTAGAACAAAAATTTAAGACTTATTTCATATCAGACTCAGAAAAAATAATATCTAATGAGAGCATCAGGCATTACGACATTCATGCCAAAAAAGAAATAATCACAAAAAATTTTATTAATCAAAAAGAAAAAGTTAACATTGCCATAACCAGCGGAGCTTCATGCCCAGATTCTATAGTTGACGAGGTAATTAAGAAACTTATCTCTTTCTTTGAAAATGCAAAAAGTCTTGAAGATGTAATATTAACTATAAATAATTAA
- a CDS encoding type 1 glutamine amidotransferase, translating to MEKEILIIKNESREGPGLIKEVLEEHQAPYKIIDLQLGETLPPCEDFGAVVVLGGSDSANDESVKIKSEINYIQKILQAQIPYLGICLGLQLLVKSSGGKVVKCPFKEIGFIDPKGQNFSVQLTEEGRKDQLFNNLEYSFNVFHLHGETVELTKGMILLATGSLCRNQIVKIGSNAYGIQCHFELTNEMFERWIKEDPDLIQLDRNQLRESFSNIYDEYVRVGRQLFANFLKIADNKQ from the coding sequence ATGGAAAAAGAGATACTAATCATAAAAAACGAAAGCAGAGAGGGTCCGGGTTTAATTAAAGAAGTATTGGAAGAGCATCAAGCTCCTTACAAAATTATTGATTTGCAGCTCGGCGAGACACTTCCACCTTGTGAAGATTTTGGAGCCGTAGTTGTTCTTGGCGGGTCAGATAGTGCAAATGATGAAAGCGTGAAAATAAAAAGTGAGATTAATTACATACAGAAAATTCTGCAGGCACAAATTCCTTACCTCGGGATTTGTTTGGGACTTCAGCTTTTGGTTAAGTCAAGCGGCGGAAAAGTTGTTAAATGTCCATTTAAAGAAATAGGTTTTATAGATCCGAAAGGTCAAAATTTTTCTGTACAATTAACTGAGGAAGGCAGAAAAGACCAATTATTTAATAATCTTGAATACTCATTTAATGTATTTCACTTGCATGGTGAAACTGTTGAGTTGACCAAAGGTATGATACTTTTAGCCACTGGAAGTCTATGTCGAAATCAAATTGTAAAAATAGGTTCAAATGCTTATGGCATTCAGTGCCATTTTGAGCTTACAAATGAAATGTTCGAGAGATGGATCAAAGAAGACCCCGATCTTATTCAGTTAGATAGAAATCAACTTAGAGAAAGTTTTAGTAATATATATGACGAATATGTTCGAGTGGGGAGACAATTATTTGCCAATTTTTTAAAAATTGCTGACAACAAGCAATAA
- a CDS encoding MarR family winged helix-turn-helix transcriptional regulator — MQSPFHLEQQNISIDSRIVASLERISEAFRVLFWNESKKWGLSPIQLQILIFICTHSNEKCNITYLAKEFNMTKATISDAVKSLEEKSLIKRKINPNDYRSHSIELTTEGKKTVSKASYFANELEKSISSLNTNDKENLLLSLIDIIYNLTAAGVITVQRMCLTCIHYSKDEKSGEHFCKLLNKKLKNSELRIDCPEHSFAK; from the coding sequence ATGCAATCACCTTTTCATCTTGAACAACAAAACATAAGTATTGATAGCCGAATAGTAGCTTCATTAGAAAGAATATCCGAAGCTTTTCGAGTTTTATTTTGGAACGAAAGTAAAAAGTGGGGATTAAGTCCAATTCAGCTGCAAATCTTAATCTTTATTTGTACACACAGTAATGAAAAATGTAATATCACTTATCTTGCAAAAGAGTTTAATATGACCAAAGCAACGATTAGCGATGCAGTAAAATCATTAGAAGAAAAATCACTTATTAAAAGGAAAATCAATCCAAACGATTATCGCAGCCACTCAATAGAGCTGACTACAGAAGGTAAAAAAACTGTAAGCAAAGCAAGTTATTTTGCAAATGAGCTGGAAAAATCAATTAGCTCACTAAACACAAACGATAAAGAAAATTTGCTCCTCAGTTTAATTGACATAATTTATAATTTAACAGCGGCAGGTGTAATTACAGTTCAAAGAATGTGTTTAACATGTATTCATTACAGCAAAGATGAAAAGAGCGGCGAGCATTTTTGCAAATTGCTTAACAAAAAATTGAAAAACTCTGAGCTTCGTATCGACTGTCCAGAACATTCATTTGCAAAGTAG
- a CDS encoding DUF4159 domain-containing protein — protein sequence MRFIHKILLLALFFGEIVFSQSKDAFQIVRLKYNGGSDWYNGQTEEVNLLKYISQHTNIKTYPEYKFVDLSTGNIFAYPFLFMTGHGNITFSDNDAKKLRTYLENGGFLYVDDDYGLDKAFRREIKKVFPDKELVELPFSYGLYHCLYDFNNGPPKIHEHDGKPAQGFGIFYNNRLVLYYTYESNPSDGWDDPDVHNDPPEKREEALKFGTNLVVWVLSN from the coding sequence ATGAGATTCATTCATAAGATATTGCTTTTGGCTTTGTTCTTTGGAGAAATTGTTTTTTCTCAGTCAAAAGATGCATTTCAAATTGTAAGATTAAAATATAACGGCGGAAGCGATTGGTATAACGGTCAAACTGAAGAAGTAAATTTATTAAAATACATTTCACAACATACAAATATTAAAACTTACCCAGAGTATAAATTTGTCGATCTTTCCACAGGAAATATTTTTGCTTATCCCTTTTTATTTATGACTGGTCACGGAAATATTACTTTTTCAGATAATGATGCAAAAAAGCTTCGCACTTATTTAGAAAATGGGGGTTTTTTATACGTAGATGACGATTACGGACTCGATAAAGCTTTTAGAAGAGAGATAAAAAAAGTATTCCCCGACAAAGAATTAGTTGAACTCCCTTTCAGTTATGGTCTTTATCACTGCTTATACGATTTTAACAATGGACCACCTAAAATTCATGAACACGATGGGAAACCAGCTCAAGGTTTTGGTATTTTTTACAACAATAGATTAGTTCTTTATTACACTTATGAAAGTAATCCTAGTGACGGGTGGGACGATCCAGATGTTCACAACGACCCCCCAGAAAAAAGAGAGGAAGCGCTTAAGTTTGGAACTAATTTAGTAGTATGGGTTTTATCTAATTAG